The Musa acuminata AAA Group cultivar baxijiao chromosome BXJ1-3, Cavendish_Baxijiao_AAA, whole genome shotgun sequence genome window below encodes:
- the LOC135582787 gene encoding protein NRT1/ PTR FAMILY 5.1-like isoform X2, with amino-acid sequence MDDKGYTKDGSVDLHGRPVLASQTGRWRACAFLVGYEAFERMAFYGVASNLVVYLTTQLHEDTVSSVRNVNNWSGSVWITPVLGAYIADTYLGRFWTFTISSLVYVLGMVLLTMVVSIKSLRPSCTDDVCNKATPTQIAFFYGALYILAVGAGGTKPNISTFGADQFDDFDPHERTLKENVGWGVGYGIPTTGLAVSLVVFYMGTPNYRHKARKSNSPAAEMARVWAAAIANRQLKLPDDPAELYELEPQHYLLTGKRRLHYNSSFRFLDRAAIKEAAKPCTVTQVQETKLVLGMTVIWFATLVPSTIWAQANTLFVKQGTTMDRRLGHGFLIPAASLGSFITVSMLFAVPLYDRYFVPFMRRRTGNPRGITLLQRLGIGFGFHVLLTLVAYAVEVRRMHVIRQSGVAGPGDVVPMSIFWLLPQYVLLGVGDVFNAIGLLEFFYDQSPEGMQSLGTTFFTSGIGVGNFLNSLLVTVVDRVTRAGGGKSWIGNNINSSHLDYYYGLLMSVSAINLAIFVWVSSKYKYKEEALEVAEGKVVCLQMEGKVMDAPPASLGVQV; translated from the exons ATGGATGACAAAGGCTACACAAAGGATGGATCAGTTGATCTCCATGGCCGCCCTGTGCTTGCTTCTCAGACCGGGAGATGGAGAGCTTGCGCCTTCCTCGTCG GCTATGAAGCTTTTGAGAGGATGGCCTTCTACGGCGTGGCCTCAAACCTTGTGGTGTACTTGACGACGCAGCTGCATGAGGACACAGTCTCGTCCGTGAGGAACGTCAACAACTGGTCCGGCTCGGTCTGGATCACGCCCGTCCTCGGCGCTTACATCGCCGACACCTACTTGGGCCGGTTCTGGACCTTCACCATTTCCTCCCTCGTTTATGTACTG GGCATGGTTCTCTTGACAATGGTAGTTTCCATCAAGTCGTTGAGGCCGAGTTGCACTGACGACGTCTGCAACAAGGCTACGCCGACGCAGATCGCGTTCTTCTACGGGGCCCTGTACATCCTGGCGGTTGGCGCTGGGGGGACGAAGCCCAACATATCCACTTTCGGCGCCGACCAGTTCGACGACTTCGACCCCCACGAGCGGACGCTGAAG GAGAATGTCGGGTGGGGCGTCGGGTATGGCATCCCTACCACGGGGCTCGCCGTCTCACTCGTGGTCTTCTACATGGGCACTCCCAACTATCGACACAAGGCTCGGAAGAGCAATAGCCCGGCGGCGGAGATGGCCCGGGTTTGGGCGGCGGCCATTGCCAACCGCCAGCTTAAGCTGCCCGACGACCCGGCCGAGCTCTACGAGCTCGAGCCGCAGCATTACTTGCTCACCGGCAAGCGGCGACTGCACTATAACTCTTCCTTCAG GTTCCTTGACAGGGCAGCCATTAAGGAAGCGGCCAAGCCATGCACAGTGACGCAAGTCCAAGAGACGAAGCTTGTGCTGGGCATGACGGTGATCTGGTTCGCCACCCTCGTCCCCAGCACCATCTGGGCCCAGGCGAACACGCTGTTCGTGAAGCAGGGCACCACAATGGACCGCCGCCTCGGCCACGGATTCCTGATCCCCGCCGCCTCCCTCGGCAGCTTCATCACCGTCTCCATGCTCTTCGCCGTGCCGCTCTACGACCGCTACTTCGTGCCCTTCATGCGGCGCCGCACCGGCAACCCCCGCGGCATCACCCTCCTGCAGCGCCTCGGCATCGGCTTCGGTTTCCACGTCCTGCTCACCCTCGTCGCCTATGCCGTCGAGGTCCGCCGGATGCACGTCATCAGGCAGAGCGGCGTTGCCGGGCCGGGGGACGTGGTGCCCATGAGCATCTTCTGGCTGCTGCCGCAGTACGTCCTGCTCGGCGTCGGCGACGTGTTCAACGCCATCGGGCTGCTGGAATTCTTCTACGACCAGTCGCCGGAGGGCATGCAGAGCCTCGGGACGACGTTCTTCACCAGCGGCATCGGCGTCGGCAACTTCCTCAACAGCCTCTTGGTGACGGTGGTGGACAGGGTGACGAGGGCGGGAGGGGGGAAGAGCTGGATCGGGAACAACATCAACTCATCGCACTTGGACTACTACTACGGCCTCCTGATGTCCGTATCGGCCATCAACCTGGCCATCTTCGTGTGGGTGTCGAGCAAGTACAAGTACAAGGAGGAGGCGTTGGAGGTGGCGGAGGGGAAGGTGGTGTGCCTGCAGATGGAAGGGAAGGTCATGGACGCCCCTCCAGCTTCACTTGGGGTTCAAGTGTGA
- the LOC135619568 gene encoding WEB family protein At2g38370-like isoform X1, whose amino-acid sequence MTAKSSKNRRDGPPMDGAVASHSSGAAAVRAEIDTSAPFESVKEAVDRFGGSAVWKSQPKQLVNPEVHECCRMLGGILWTMSYVSSSTYSGVGFVYTFASLKFIKKHQCSEDVEVIKVVEQAAQLEKDLILKERETLDVLKELELTKKIVDGLKLRLQKETSDATAMPAIDSYDVYVHPIPEDEEYEHSDLEKNEDMDDPSIGVNQFPGLILVELEQAKATLNRTTSDMVGFRTSIKMLNMKIEEEKLLLENVREKLTVRTALISFLEEDLNQTTAKLRKVKDLESKRCEDPCSFLQELKQLNSEIEQSKKTMEATKNEVTKLTSEIEQTKASIKTAEFRWFAAKKTEEAAKAAEAVSLADIKALMSSNNLITGLQDACGITLSVEEYIALTSKAQEADLASRKKIEAAMLQVDEANRSKSELLMKVEEATAEAKKCKKALENALNRVVAANRGKLTVEDALRRARSEHGQKRYSVQNSTKFKNYAAHHGKDSHVLDSNGSTLVSVKPSGGLSRAPLSIGQILSMKLMDPDSPEEYDQGVWEKENEKPKVSLGQMLNKRHGVLSHQGDTSVSPLKQFSAKRKKLGFVSLPLILAKQSKKNKKRGSL is encoded by the exons ATGACCGCAAAGTCGTCGAAGAATCGAAGAGACGGACCGCCGATGGACGGGGCTGTGGCGTCTCATTCGAGCGGGGCAGCGGCTGTGAGGGCGGAGATTGACACGTCGGCGCCGTTCGAGTCGGTGAAGGAGGCCGTGGACCGATTCGGTGGGAGCGCCGTCTGGAAGTCGCAGCCCAAGCAGCTAGTTAATCCCGAA GTGCATGAATGTTGTCGGATGCTAGGAGGAATCCTGTGGACAATGTCATATGTTTCTTCTTCCACCTATTCGGGGGTCGGCTTTGTATATACTTTTGCATCATTGAAATTTATCAAG AAGCACCAGTGCTCTGAGGATGTCGAGGTCATAAAAGTGGTGGAACAGGCAGCACAGCTGGAGAAAGATCTTATCCTGAAAGAAAGGGAAACACTTGATGTATTAAAAGAGCTTGAATTAACCAAAAAGATTGTGGATGGTTTGAAATTGAGATTACAAAAAGAAACCTCAGATGCCACTGCAATGCCGGCTATTGACTCATATGATGTATATGTTCATCCTATTCCTGAAGATGAAGAATATGAACACAGTGACCTCGAGAAGAATGAGGATATGGATGACCCAAGCATAGGGGTGAACCAATTTCCAGGACTGATTTTAGTGGAACTGGAACAGGCTAAGGCAACTTTAAACAGGACAACAAGTGATATGGTTGGTTTTCGAACTTCCATCAAAATGCTGAACATGAAAATAGAGGAGGAAAAACTCTTACTTGAGAATGTCCGGGAAAAGCTGACAGTCAGGACTGCTTTGATTTCCTTCCTGGAGGAAGATCTTAATCAGACAACAGCAAAATTGCGAAAGGTCAAAGATCTAGAGAGTAAAAGATGTGAAGATCCCTGTAGTTTTTTGCAAGAACTCAAACAATTGAACTCTGAGATAGAACAGTCAAAGAAGACGATGGAAGCTACAAAAAATGAAGTTACTAAGCTGACCTCTGAGATTGAGCAGACAAAGGCTAGCATCAAGACGGCTGAATTCCGATGGTTTGCGGCTAAGAAAACGGAAGAAGCGGCCAAAGCAGCAGAGGCTGTGTCTCTCGCTGATATAAAAGCTTTAATGAGCAGTAATAATTTAATCACAGGTCTTCAGGACGCATGTGGCATAACCCTTTCAGTGGAGGAGTACATCGCCTTAACAAGTAAAGCTCAAGAAGCAGATCTAGCCTCTAGAAAGAAAATTGAAGCTGCCATGCTTCAAGTAGATGAAGCAAACCGGTCTAAATCAGAGTTACTAATGAAGGTGGAAGAAGCAACTGCTGAGGCAAAAAAATGCAAGAAAGCTCTTGAAAATGCCCTGAACAGGGTAGTGGCGGCAAACAGAGGGAAGCTCACAGTTGAAGATGCTCTGCGGAGGGCGAGATCCGAACATGGTCAGAAGAGGTACAGTGTTCAAAATTCTACGAAGTTCAAGAACTATGCAGCTCACCACGGCAAGGATTCCCATGTGCTTGACTCGAACGGCTCAACTTTAGTTTCCGTCAAGCCAAGTGGTGGTTTATCAAGGGCACCATTGTCAATTGGGCAGATACTGAGCATGAAGTTGATGGATCCTGATTCTCCCGAGGAGTATGACCAGGGAGTATGGGAGAAAGAAAACGAGAAGCCAAAGGTTTCACTGGGTCAAATGCTGAACAAAAGGCATGGAGTTTTGTCTCACCAGGGGGACACCAGTGTGTCTCCTCTCAAGCAGTTTTCTGCAAAGAGGAAGAAGCTAGGCTTTGTCAGCCTGCCGCTGATCTTGGCAAAGCAaagcaagaagaacaagaaaagaggCAGTCTTTGA
- the LOC135619568 gene encoding WEB family protein At2g38370-like isoform X2 produces the protein MTAKSSKNRRDGPPMDGAVASHSSGAAAVRAEIDTSAPFESVKEAVDRFGGSAVWKSQPKQLVNPEKHQCSEDVEVIKVVEQAAQLEKDLILKERETLDVLKELELTKKIVDGLKLRLQKETSDATAMPAIDSYDVYVHPIPEDEEYEHSDLEKNEDMDDPSIGVNQFPGLILVELEQAKATLNRTTSDMVGFRTSIKMLNMKIEEEKLLLENVREKLTVRTALISFLEEDLNQTTAKLRKVKDLESKRCEDPCSFLQELKQLNSEIEQSKKTMEATKNEVTKLTSEIEQTKASIKTAEFRWFAAKKTEEAAKAAEAVSLADIKALMSSNNLITGLQDACGITLSVEEYIALTSKAQEADLASRKKIEAAMLQVDEANRSKSELLMKVEEATAEAKKCKKALENALNRVVAANRGKLTVEDALRRARSEHGQKRYSVQNSTKFKNYAAHHGKDSHVLDSNGSTLVSVKPSGGLSRAPLSIGQILSMKLMDPDSPEEYDQGVWEKENEKPKVSLGQMLNKRHGVLSHQGDTSVSPLKQFSAKRKKLGFVSLPLILAKQSKKNKKRGSL, from the exons ATGACCGCAAAGTCGTCGAAGAATCGAAGAGACGGACCGCCGATGGACGGGGCTGTGGCGTCTCATTCGAGCGGGGCAGCGGCTGTGAGGGCGGAGATTGACACGTCGGCGCCGTTCGAGTCGGTGAAGGAGGCCGTGGACCGATTCGGTGGGAGCGCCGTCTGGAAGTCGCAGCCCAAGCAGCTAGTTAATCCCGAA AAGCACCAGTGCTCTGAGGATGTCGAGGTCATAAAAGTGGTGGAACAGGCAGCACAGCTGGAGAAAGATCTTATCCTGAAAGAAAGGGAAACACTTGATGTATTAAAAGAGCTTGAATTAACCAAAAAGATTGTGGATGGTTTGAAATTGAGATTACAAAAAGAAACCTCAGATGCCACTGCAATGCCGGCTATTGACTCATATGATGTATATGTTCATCCTATTCCTGAAGATGAAGAATATGAACACAGTGACCTCGAGAAGAATGAGGATATGGATGACCCAAGCATAGGGGTGAACCAATTTCCAGGACTGATTTTAGTGGAACTGGAACAGGCTAAGGCAACTTTAAACAGGACAACAAGTGATATGGTTGGTTTTCGAACTTCCATCAAAATGCTGAACATGAAAATAGAGGAGGAAAAACTCTTACTTGAGAATGTCCGGGAAAAGCTGACAGTCAGGACTGCTTTGATTTCCTTCCTGGAGGAAGATCTTAATCAGACAACAGCAAAATTGCGAAAGGTCAAAGATCTAGAGAGTAAAAGATGTGAAGATCCCTGTAGTTTTTTGCAAGAACTCAAACAATTGAACTCTGAGATAGAACAGTCAAAGAAGACGATGGAAGCTACAAAAAATGAAGTTACTAAGCTGACCTCTGAGATTGAGCAGACAAAGGCTAGCATCAAGACGGCTGAATTCCGATGGTTTGCGGCTAAGAAAACGGAAGAAGCGGCCAAAGCAGCAGAGGCTGTGTCTCTCGCTGATATAAAAGCTTTAATGAGCAGTAATAATTTAATCACAGGTCTTCAGGACGCATGTGGCATAACCCTTTCAGTGGAGGAGTACATCGCCTTAACAAGTAAAGCTCAAGAAGCAGATCTAGCCTCTAGAAAGAAAATTGAAGCTGCCATGCTTCAAGTAGATGAAGCAAACCGGTCTAAATCAGAGTTACTAATGAAGGTGGAAGAAGCAACTGCTGAGGCAAAAAAATGCAAGAAAGCTCTTGAAAATGCCCTGAACAGGGTAGTGGCGGCAAACAGAGGGAAGCTCACAGTTGAAGATGCTCTGCGGAGGGCGAGATCCGAACATGGTCAGAAGAGGTACAGTGTTCAAAATTCTACGAAGTTCAAGAACTATGCAGCTCACCACGGCAAGGATTCCCATGTGCTTGACTCGAACGGCTCAACTTTAGTTTCCGTCAAGCCAAGTGGTGGTTTATCAAGGGCACCATTGTCAATTGGGCAGATACTGAGCATGAAGTTGATGGATCCTGATTCTCCCGAGGAGTATGACCAGGGAGTATGGGAGAAAGAAAACGAGAAGCCAAAGGTTTCACTGGGTCAAATGCTGAACAAAAGGCATGGAGTTTTGTCTCACCAGGGGGACACCAGTGTGTCTCCTCTCAAGCAGTTTTCTGCAAAGAGGAAGAAGCTAGGCTTTGTCAGCCTGCCGCTGATCTTGGCAAAGCAaagcaagaagaacaagaaaagaggCAGTCTTTGA
- the LOC135619568 gene encoding WEB family protein At2g38370-like isoform X3 has translation MIVHECCRMLGGILWTMSYVSSSTYSGVGFVYTFASLKFIKKHQCSEDVEVIKVVEQAAQLEKDLILKERETLDVLKELELTKKIVDGLKLRLQKETSDATAMPAIDSYDVYVHPIPEDEEYEHSDLEKNEDMDDPSIGVNQFPGLILVELEQAKATLNRTTSDMVGFRTSIKMLNMKIEEEKLLLENVREKLTVRTALISFLEEDLNQTTAKLRKVKDLESKRCEDPCSFLQELKQLNSEIEQSKKTMEATKNEVTKLTSEIEQTKASIKTAEFRWFAAKKTEEAAKAAEAVSLADIKALMSSNNLITGLQDACGITLSVEEYIALTSKAQEADLASRKKIEAAMLQVDEANRSKSELLMKVEEATAEAKKCKKALENALNRVVAANRGKLTVEDALRRARSEHGQKRYSVQNSTKFKNYAAHHGKDSHVLDSNGSTLVSVKPSGGLSRAPLSIGQILSMKLMDPDSPEEYDQGVWEKENEKPKVSLGQMLNKRHGVLSHQGDTSVSPLKQFSAKRKKLGFVSLPLILAKQSKKNKKRGSL, from the exons ATGATA GTGCATGAATGTTGTCGGATGCTAGGAGGAATCCTGTGGACAATGTCATATGTTTCTTCTTCCACCTATTCGGGGGTCGGCTTTGTATATACTTTTGCATCATTGAAATTTATCAAG AAGCACCAGTGCTCTGAGGATGTCGAGGTCATAAAAGTGGTGGAACAGGCAGCACAGCTGGAGAAAGATCTTATCCTGAAAGAAAGGGAAACACTTGATGTATTAAAAGAGCTTGAATTAACCAAAAAGATTGTGGATGGTTTGAAATTGAGATTACAAAAAGAAACCTCAGATGCCACTGCAATGCCGGCTATTGACTCATATGATGTATATGTTCATCCTATTCCTGAAGATGAAGAATATGAACACAGTGACCTCGAGAAGAATGAGGATATGGATGACCCAAGCATAGGGGTGAACCAATTTCCAGGACTGATTTTAGTGGAACTGGAACAGGCTAAGGCAACTTTAAACAGGACAACAAGTGATATGGTTGGTTTTCGAACTTCCATCAAAATGCTGAACATGAAAATAGAGGAGGAAAAACTCTTACTTGAGAATGTCCGGGAAAAGCTGACAGTCAGGACTGCTTTGATTTCCTTCCTGGAGGAAGATCTTAATCAGACAACAGCAAAATTGCGAAAGGTCAAAGATCTAGAGAGTAAAAGATGTGAAGATCCCTGTAGTTTTTTGCAAGAACTCAAACAATTGAACTCTGAGATAGAACAGTCAAAGAAGACGATGGAAGCTACAAAAAATGAAGTTACTAAGCTGACCTCTGAGATTGAGCAGACAAAGGCTAGCATCAAGACGGCTGAATTCCGATGGTTTGCGGCTAAGAAAACGGAAGAAGCGGCCAAAGCAGCAGAGGCTGTGTCTCTCGCTGATATAAAAGCTTTAATGAGCAGTAATAATTTAATCACAGGTCTTCAGGACGCATGTGGCATAACCCTTTCAGTGGAGGAGTACATCGCCTTAACAAGTAAAGCTCAAGAAGCAGATCTAGCCTCTAGAAAGAAAATTGAAGCTGCCATGCTTCAAGTAGATGAAGCAAACCGGTCTAAATCAGAGTTACTAATGAAGGTGGAAGAAGCAACTGCTGAGGCAAAAAAATGCAAGAAAGCTCTTGAAAATGCCCTGAACAGGGTAGTGGCGGCAAACAGAGGGAAGCTCACAGTTGAAGATGCTCTGCGGAGGGCGAGATCCGAACATGGTCAGAAGAGGTACAGTGTTCAAAATTCTACGAAGTTCAAGAACTATGCAGCTCACCACGGCAAGGATTCCCATGTGCTTGACTCGAACGGCTCAACTTTAGTTTCCGTCAAGCCAAGTGGTGGTTTATCAAGGGCACCATTGTCAATTGGGCAGATACTGAGCATGAAGTTGATGGATCCTGATTCTCCCGAGGAGTATGACCAGGGAGTATGGGAGAAAGAAAACGAGAAGCCAAAGGTTTCACTGGGTCAAATGCTGAACAAAAGGCATGGAGTTTTGTCTCACCAGGGGGACACCAGTGTGTCTCCTCTCAAGCAGTTTTCTGCAAAGAGGAAGAAGCTAGGCTTTGTCAGCCTGCCGCTGATCTTGGCAAAGCAaagcaagaagaacaagaaaagaggCAGTCTTTGA
- the LOC135582787 gene encoding protein NRT1/ PTR FAMILY 5.1-like isoform X1, producing MDDKGYTKDGSVDLHGRPVLASQTGRWRACAFLVGYEAFERMAFYGVASNLVVYLTTQLHEDTVSSVRNVNNWSGSVWITPVLGAYIADTYLGRFWTFTISSLVYVLGMVLLTMVVSIKSLRPSCTDDVCNKATPTQIAFFYGALYILAVGAGGTKPNISTFGADQFDDFDPHERTLKVSFFNWWMFSTFLGALMATLGLVYVQENVGWGVGYGIPTTGLAVSLVVFYMGTPNYRHKARKSNSPAAEMARVWAAAIANRQLKLPDDPAELYELEPQHYLLTGKRRLHYNSSFRFLDRAAIKEAAKPCTVTQVQETKLVLGMTVIWFATLVPSTIWAQANTLFVKQGTTMDRRLGHGFLIPAASLGSFITVSMLFAVPLYDRYFVPFMRRRTGNPRGITLLQRLGIGFGFHVLLTLVAYAVEVRRMHVIRQSGVAGPGDVVPMSIFWLLPQYVLLGVGDVFNAIGLLEFFYDQSPEGMQSLGTTFFTSGIGVGNFLNSLLVTVVDRVTRAGGGKSWIGNNINSSHLDYYYGLLMSVSAINLAIFVWVSSKYKYKEEALEVAEGKVVCLQMEGKVMDAPPASLGVQV from the exons ATGGATGACAAAGGCTACACAAAGGATGGATCAGTTGATCTCCATGGCCGCCCTGTGCTTGCTTCTCAGACCGGGAGATGGAGAGCTTGCGCCTTCCTCGTCG GCTATGAAGCTTTTGAGAGGATGGCCTTCTACGGCGTGGCCTCAAACCTTGTGGTGTACTTGACGACGCAGCTGCATGAGGACACAGTCTCGTCCGTGAGGAACGTCAACAACTGGTCCGGCTCGGTCTGGATCACGCCCGTCCTCGGCGCTTACATCGCCGACACCTACTTGGGCCGGTTCTGGACCTTCACCATTTCCTCCCTCGTTTATGTACTG GGCATGGTTCTCTTGACAATGGTAGTTTCCATCAAGTCGTTGAGGCCGAGTTGCACTGACGACGTCTGCAACAAGGCTACGCCGACGCAGATCGCGTTCTTCTACGGGGCCCTGTACATCCTGGCGGTTGGCGCTGGGGGGACGAAGCCCAACATATCCACTTTCGGCGCCGACCAGTTCGACGACTTCGACCCCCACGAGCGGACGCTGAAGGTGTCCTTCTTCAACTGGTGGATGTTCAGCACGTTTCTCGGCGCCCTGATGGCCACGCTCGGGCTCGTCTACGTGCAGGAGAATGTCGGGTGGGGCGTCGGGTATGGCATCCCTACCACGGGGCTCGCCGTCTCACTCGTGGTCTTCTACATGGGCACTCCCAACTATCGACACAAGGCTCGGAAGAGCAATAGCCCGGCGGCGGAGATGGCCCGGGTTTGGGCGGCGGCCATTGCCAACCGCCAGCTTAAGCTGCCCGACGACCCGGCCGAGCTCTACGAGCTCGAGCCGCAGCATTACTTGCTCACCGGCAAGCGGCGACTGCACTATAACTCTTCCTTCAG GTTCCTTGACAGGGCAGCCATTAAGGAAGCGGCCAAGCCATGCACAGTGACGCAAGTCCAAGAGACGAAGCTTGTGCTGGGCATGACGGTGATCTGGTTCGCCACCCTCGTCCCCAGCACCATCTGGGCCCAGGCGAACACGCTGTTCGTGAAGCAGGGCACCACAATGGACCGCCGCCTCGGCCACGGATTCCTGATCCCCGCCGCCTCCCTCGGCAGCTTCATCACCGTCTCCATGCTCTTCGCCGTGCCGCTCTACGACCGCTACTTCGTGCCCTTCATGCGGCGCCGCACCGGCAACCCCCGCGGCATCACCCTCCTGCAGCGCCTCGGCATCGGCTTCGGTTTCCACGTCCTGCTCACCCTCGTCGCCTATGCCGTCGAGGTCCGCCGGATGCACGTCATCAGGCAGAGCGGCGTTGCCGGGCCGGGGGACGTGGTGCCCATGAGCATCTTCTGGCTGCTGCCGCAGTACGTCCTGCTCGGCGTCGGCGACGTGTTCAACGCCATCGGGCTGCTGGAATTCTTCTACGACCAGTCGCCGGAGGGCATGCAGAGCCTCGGGACGACGTTCTTCACCAGCGGCATCGGCGTCGGCAACTTCCTCAACAGCCTCTTGGTGACGGTGGTGGACAGGGTGACGAGGGCGGGAGGGGGGAAGAGCTGGATCGGGAACAACATCAACTCATCGCACTTGGACTACTACTACGGCCTCCTGATGTCCGTATCGGCCATCAACCTGGCCATCTTCGTGTGGGTGTCGAGCAAGTACAAGTACAAGGAGGAGGCGTTGGAGGTGGCGGAGGGGAAGGTGGTGTGCCTGCAGATGGAAGGGAAGGTCATGGACGCCCCTCCAGCTTCACTTGGGGTTCAAGTGTGA
- the LOC103977792 gene encoding uncharacterized protein LOC103977792 has translation MLSSSSDLPKSSLQIKQDDKFYTRILSKESSVANPSFRVYYGMATGAVPFYWESQPGTPKHISSTTALPPLTPPPSYYYSPRNKSSKKPSKSSLVHSILPKLSLMRKSPSSSVSLSSSSVSSSSSSTASGRSNHQRRPSSPQSSFQSRGDDEESDDESPTSTLCFRSCQSVVPVKCALLSAVRHGSGHATSA, from the coding sequence ATGCTGTCTAGTAGCTCAGATCTTCCCAAAAGCTCTCTCCAAATCAAGCAGGATGACAAGTTCTACACCAGGATCCTCTCCAAGGAGAGCTCAGTGGCCAATCCTTCCTTCAGAGTGTATTACGGAATGGCAACAGGGGCTGTGCCTTTCTACTGGGAGTCTCAGCCTGGGACACCCAAGCACATCAGCTCCACCACTGCCCTCCCTCCCCTCACACCTCCCCCCTCCTACTACTACAGTCCCAGGAACAAGAGCTCCAAGAAGCCCTCCAAGTCCAGCCTCGTCCACTCCATACTGCCTAAGCTCAGTCTGATGAGGAAGTCACCTTCGTCGTCCGTCTCCTTATCTTCCTCCTCGGTTTCGTCCTCTTCCTCGTCGACGGCGTCCGGGCGCTCTAACCATCAGAGAAGGCCTTCAAGCCCACAGTCGTCCTTCCAGTCGAggggcgacgatgaggagtccgaCGACGAGTCCCCGACGTCGACCTTGTGCTTCCGGAGCTGCCAATCGGTGGTGCCTGTGAAGTGCGCGTTGTTGTCGGCGGTCCGGCATGGATCTGGCCATGCAACCTCTGCATAG
- the LOC135636849 gene encoding transcription repressor OFP1-like — MGNYRFRLSDLMSSSWFYKLKDVGRANGSRRVQHSMKRFQSSASATASAASLPPFQPPKEHDYLPNRASYYTPSKERAEKLPRSPVNPKASDTRFPGEPPQKSKRQTRRRTATKPCADVVSSAVSASCGCRRTAAPVSLPIYGDECDPCEPTNPSVYDHRNADMDLVVSELKLPPILTKPVKKEVREPALHETGAFTDHSKAATRRSVSGIHGIKVRQVSPRVGSRKVQACRKPKVATTQQKRRPVSQSLVMVKSSSNPSRDFTESMVEMIVENNIREAKDLEELLACYLSLNSKEYHEVIIKVFEHIWFVLTDIRM, encoded by the coding sequence ATGGGGAATTATAGGTTTAGGTTGTCTGATTTGATGTCAAGCAGTTGGTTCTACAAGCTCAAGGATGTGGGAAGAGCTAATGGAAGCCGGAGAGTTCAGCATTCCATGAAGAGATTCCAGAGTTCAGCATCGGCCACAGCTTCTGCAGCATCTCTGCCTCCATTTCAACCCCCCAAAGAACACGACTACCTCCCCAACAGGGCCTCCTACTACACCCCCAGCAAAGAACGAGCAGAGAAGCTCCCTCGTTCTCCCGTCAACCCCAAAGCATCCGACACTCGTTTCCCCGGCGAGCCACCGCAGAAATCCAAGCGACAGACCCGAAGAAGGACGGCGACGAAGCCCTGCGCTGACGTCGTCTCCTCGGCTGTGTCGGCCAGCTGCGGCTGCCGTCGCACTGCAGCCCCTGTGAGTCTGCCGATCTATGGTGATGAGTGCGATCCATGTGAGCCTACCAACCCATCAGTGTACGATCACCGCAATGCGGACATGGATTTGGTGGTGTCAGAGCTCAAGCTACCGCCCATTCTGACAAAGCCAGTGAAGAAGGAGGTACGTGAGCCTGCGCTGCATGAAACCGGTGCCTTCACGGATCACAGCAAGGCAGCAACGAGGAGATCGGTGTCAGGAATCCATGGGATCAAGGTACGGCAAGTCTCTCCCAGGGTCGGAAGCAGGAAGGTGCAGGCGTGTAGGAAACCCAAGGTGGCAACGACGCAGCAGAAGCGGCGGCCAGTATCTCAGAGCTTGGTGATGGTCAAGTCGTCCTCAAACCCCAGCAGGGACTTCACGGagtcgatggtggagatgatcgtGGAGAACAACATCCGGGAAGCCAAGGATTTGGAGGAGCTGCTTGCTTGCTACCTGTCACTGAATTCCAAGGAGTACCACGAAGTAATCATCAAGGTTTTCGAGCACATCTGGTTTGTTCTAACTGATATTAGAATGTAA